Proteins found in one Phalacrocorax carbo chromosome 14, bPhaCar2.1, whole genome shotgun sequence genomic segment:
- the NCOA6 gene encoding nuclear receptor coactivator 6 isoform X2: protein MVLDDLPNLKDTYASLYSSAMEDFEVDFDSGLEEDELKQEAAPEDSTIFVAFKGNIGDRDFEQKLDIILENVPGLLHMESNKLKLQKIEPWNSVRVTFNIPREAAERLRILAQNNNQQLRDLGILSVQIEGEGAINLALAQNRSQDVRINGPLGASNSVRMETGFPMQGGQGLIRMSNAAAVMMSQSGNVPSSMVASGASAELQPRTPRPSSQPDAMDPLLSGLNIQQQNHPSGSLAPQLHSMQSVPVNRQMNSANFQQLQQQTQLQTRPPQPHQQPQQGIRPSFTSPAQVPVPPGWNQLPSGALQPPPTQGALGTLTVNQGWKKAPLPGQMQQQLQARPSLATVQTPTHPPPPYPFGSQQASQAHSNFPQMSNPGQFTAPQMKSLQGGPSRVPTPLQQPHLTNKSPASSPSSFQQGSPASSPTVNQTQQQMGPRPPQNSTLPQGFQQPVSSPSRNPMVQQGNVPPNFMVMQQQNQGPQGLHPGLGGMPKRLPPGFPAGQANQNFMQGQVPSTAPATPVNSGAPQLQTSQNVPHTGGQGSGPQNQMQAPHGPPNMMQTNLMGLHGNMNNQQSGASGVPQVNMGNIQGQPQQGPQSQLMGMHQQIVSSQGQMVNIQAQGSLNPQNQMILSRTQLMPQGQMMVTPQNQNLGPSPQRMTPPKQMIPQQGQQMMSTHNQMMGPQGQVLLQQNSMMEQMMTTQMQGNKQPFSTQNQSNVMTGPAQLMRGPTPNMQGNMVQFTGQMMAQQGPVNGNPSQVMGIQGQVLRPAGPGPHISQQLGDTTTTNNDVNLTQMLPDVPVQQPNMVPSHMQAMQGNNNASGSHFSGHGLPFNTGFSGTPNGNQISCGQNPVFPVNKDVTLTSPLLVNLLQSDISAGHFGVNNKQNNQNANKPKKKKPPRKKKNNQQLEQTTSSEPRPAGLEESDQSSTSGEQGMNLDNSGPKLSEFASRPPGYPSQPVEQRPLQQMPPQLMSHTQQPQPPPQQAQAPPQTPQQQQQQQQMMMMLMMQQDPKSVRLPVPQGVHPPRGPLNPDAQRMPAQQSGNMPVMVNLQGPGSVPPSPDKQRISLPGNPPLGNNARKMVYQDNVQNPSSSPLGEVSAVSSLPEGGGAEGPPASGAQNNLTSHLVVSQNQLMMAGPKPGPSPLSAAQGASPQQQSNSLPSALTHHFPNVATPSQTSRPKTPNRASPRPYYPQTPNNRPPSTEPSEISLSPERLNASIAGLFPPQINIPLPPRPNLNRGFDQQGLNPTTLKAIGQAPSNLTINNQSSFAAPQSHKLEGVVINSGKQTNTGGTKRASPSNSRRSSPGSSRKTTPSPGRQNSKAAKLSLTSQQNPSLLQNMELQRNVMAGPSLPTPVTTSFQNNNVLSNQNPAISVPSMTGIPEDNKESLSVPQDNECQSAQGVQGNKDQPSIELKGIPTPEMKMLVTEEQPKKDGQALDTSKLPVLEESKTMVSPAMREAPTSLSQLLDNSGAPNVTIKPPGLPGLEMAPIVTTGEELKKIAVIPPLQDASSSKEPSNALSLPQNNEPCSNSGHQELGEINSNVAQSVPPVMQRPVSSSSISGPLPPNQITVFVTSNPITSSANTSTPLPSHLQPALVSTVVTMPNVGNKVMVSEGQSAAQSNARPQFITPVFINSSSIIQVMKGSQSSTIPAAPMTSNSSLMPQSVAVVGPLHIPQNIKFSSGPAPPSTTSSSPVSSIPTSRPLVLNPLAPPVQLPSPATTSSNVPSHLPAQQVKDFSPEETTSQSGGSSDLCSVTATQSGPVVSPLLTSSPGSGNRRSPVSSSKGKGKVDKIGQLLLTKACKKVTGSLEKGEEQYALDGEAEGQGLETSVLNTLGTEQSPAELDNKTVTPPAPSLIKQSTSGPGSLSVSTAAPAPVSSSPSVSTSTPPTSILSVVATPAVPDLAPTAPSTNGSNHGSLPAEQTGVGVVEEKAGAHQELLQSAASSQHLTQKKSSVAASESTVQRAELETNAPVVAGQSNETKENCEKSKTPNRRNSRTEDSAASQESVENGQRKRSSRPASASSTAKETSASAMQSKRRKSK from the exons aatcCAACAAGTTAAAACTGCAGAAGATAGAGCCTTGGAACAGTGTCCGCGTGACCTTCAATATACCCCGTGAAGCTGCTGAGCGGCTGCGAATTCTGGCTCAGAATAATAACCAACAGCTTCGTGACCTGGGAATTCTCTCAGTTCAAATTGAAG GGGAAGGTGCTATCAATTTAGCTTTAGCTCAAAACAGAAGCCAAGATGTCCGAATCAATGGGCCCCTGGGAGCAAGCAACTCGGTGCGAATGGAAACAGGGTTTCCCATGCAAGGGGGACAAG gtttaATAAGAATGAGCAATGCTGCAGCTGTCATGATGTCCCAGAGTGGAAATGTGCCCTCCTCTATGGTGGCAAGTGGTGCtagtgctgagctgcagccaaGAACACCTCGGCCTTCCTCACAGCCAG ATGCAATGGACCCACTCTTATCTGGGCTAAATATCCAGCAGCAAAATCATCCATCTGGATCTTTAGCTCCCCAGCTCCATTCAATGCAGTCAGTTCCTGTAAACAGGCAGATGAACTCAGCCAACTTTCAGCAGCTACAGCAGCAGACGCAGTTGCAGACACGTCCTCCCCAGCCACatcagcagccacagcagggtATTCGACCTTCATTTACTTCACCAGCACAGGTTCCAGTTCCCCCTGGCTGGAACCAGCTTCCTTCTGGAGCACTTCAGCCTCCTCCAACCCAGGGAGCATTGGGTACATTGACAGTAAACCAGGGTTGGAAAAAGGCCCCGTTGCCTGGACAAATGCAGCAGCAACTTCAAGCAAGACCATCTCTAGCAACAGTACAAACTCCTACTCATCCTCCACCTCCATATCCTTTTGGAAGCCAGCAAGCTTCCCAGGCTCACTCAAACTTTCCCCAAATGAGCAATCCTGGCCAGTTTACGGCTCCTCAAATGAAAAGTCTTCAGGGAGGGCCCTCACGGGTTCCTACGCCACTACAACAACCCCACCTGACCAACAAGTCTCctgcttcctctccctcctccttccagcAGGGATCTCCTGCATCATCTCCAACAGTTAACCAGACGCAGCAGCAGATGGGACCAAGGCCTCCCCAGAATAGCACGCTTCCCCAGGGATTTCAGCAGCCTGTCAGTTCTCCTAGTCGTAATCCTATGGTGCAACAAGGGAATGTACCCCCCAACTTCATGGTgatgcagcagcaaaaccaaggtCCACAAGGTTTACACCCTGGTTTAGGAG GAATGCCCAAGCGCCTCCCACCAGGGTTCCCTGCAGGCCAGGCTAACCAGAACTTCATGCAAGGTCAGGTGCCTTCCACAGCTCCAGCAACACCAGTGAACAGTGGAGCGCCACAGCTGCAAACTAGCCAAAACGTGCCGCACACAG gtggcCAAGGATCTGGACCTCAAAATCAGATGCAAGCACCACATGGCCCACCAAATATGATGCAGACCAATCTAATGGGACTTCATGGAAATATGAACAACCAGCAGTCTGGTGCTAGTGGGGTGCCACAAGTTAACATGGGCAACATACAGGGACAGCCTCAGCAAGGACCACAGTCTCAGCTCATGGGTATGCATCAACAAATTGTATCCTCTCAAGGACAGATGGTAAACATTCAGGCTCAGGGATCACTGAACCCTCAAAATCAGATGATACTTTCTCGAACTCAGCTCATGCCGCAAGGCCAAATGATGGTgacaccacaaaaccaaaatcttgGTCCTTCTCCCCAAAGGATGACCCCACCCAAACAGATGATTCCCCAGCAGGGACAACAGATGATGTCTACACACAATCAGATGATGGGACCTCAGGGCCAGGTCTTGTTACAGCAAAACTCCATGATGGAACAGATGATGACCACTCAGATGCAAGGAAATAAACAGCCTTTTAGTACTCAAAACCAGTCCAATGTTATGACGGGGCCAGCTCAACTGATGAGAGGACCAACCCCAAACATGCAAGGAAACATGGTGCAGTTCACTGGGCAGATGATGGCACAGCAAGGCCCTGTGAATGGTAATCCTTCTCAGGTTATGGGAATTCAAGGGCAAGTTTTAAGACCTGCTGGACCTGGTCCTCACATATCTCAGCAACTTGGGGATACTACTACAACAAATAACGATGTGAACTTGACACAGATGTTACCTGATGTTCCTGTGCAGCAGCCAAACATGGTGCCTTCTCATATGCAAGCAATGCAAGGAAACAACAATGCTTCAGGGAGTCATTTCTCTGGCCATGGGCTGCCTTTCAATACGGGGTTTAGCGGAACGCCAAATGGGAATCAGATTTCCTGTGGGCAGAATCCTGTGTTTCCTGTCAATAAAGATGTTACGCTCACAAGTCCACTCTTGGTTAACCTTCTACAAAGCGATATATCAGCAGGACACTTTGGTGTgaacaacaaacaaaataatcagaatGCCAACAAGCCGAAGAAGAAGAAACCtccaaggaagaagaaaaataatcaacaaCTAGAACAAACAAC ttcttcagaACCACGTCCAGCTGGCCTGGAGGAGAGTGATCAGTCTTCAACATCTGGAGAACAAGGAATGAACTTAGATAATTCAGGCCCTAAACTTTCAGAGTTTGCAAGTAGGCCACCAG GTTATCCATCTCAGCCAGTGGAACAAAGGCCACTTCAGCAGATGCCACCTCAACTCATGTCACATACACAGCAGCCGCAGCCACCGCCGCAGCAAGCCCAGGCACCACCGCAAAcaccgcagcagcagcagcagcagcagcagatgatgatgatgctTATGATGCAGCAGGATCCCAAATCAGTCAGGCTTCCTGTACCACAAGGAGTTCACCCACCTAGAGGGCCTCTGAATCCAGATGCGCAACGAATGCCAGCGCAGCAGAGTGGTAACATGCCAGTCATGGTTAACCTCCAAGGTCCTGGTTCAGTGCCTCCGTCTCCTGATAAACAAAGAATTTCCTTGCCAGGCAATCCTCCTCTGGGAAATAATGCAAGAAAAATGGTATATCAAGATAATGTACAGAATCCTTCCAGCTCACCCCTTGGAGAGGTTTCAGCAGTATCCTCCCTTCCAGAAGGAGGTGGAGCTGAAGGCCCCCCAGCATCAGGAGCTCAGAATAATTTGACGTCTCATTTAGTAGTTTCACAGAACCAATTAATGATGGCAGGACCTAAACCTGGCCCATCCCCACTTTCAGCTGCCCAAGGTGCAAGTCCCCAGCAACAGTCTAATTCTCTGCCTAGCGCTCTTACACACCATTTTCCAAATGTTGCCACCCCATCACAAACTTCAAGGCCTAAAACCCCAAACAGAGCAAGCCCAAGGCCATACTATCCCCAGACTCCTAATAACCGTCCACCTAGCACAGAGCCGTCAGAAATTAGCTTGTCTCCAGAGAGACTCAATGCTTCTATAGCTGGTCTGTTCCCTCCCCAGATTAATATTCCTTTACCTCCCAGGCCTAATCTCAATAGAGGATTTGATCAGCAGGGTCTTAATCCGACTACTTTGAAGGCCATTGGACAAGCCCCATCAAATCTCACAATAAACAATCAATCTAGTTTTGCTGCTCCACAGTCACACAAATTGGAAGGCGTGGTCATTAATTCAGGAAAACAGACCAACACTGGAGGAACAAAGAGAGCAAGTCCAAGCAATAGTCGAAGGTCCAGTCCTGGATCCAGTAGGAAAACTACACCAAGCCCCGGCAGACAGAATTCAAAAGCAGCTAAATTGTCATTGACATCTCAGCAGAATCCATCTCTCTTGCAGAACATGGAATTACAAAGAAATGTGATGGCTGGTCCCTCTTTGCCAACACCCGTGACCacaagttttcaaaataataatgtgCTAAGTAATCAGAACCCTGCAATTTCTGTACCTTCTATGACAGGCATTCCTGAAGACAATAAAGAGAGCCTTAGTGTGCCCCAAGATAATGAGTGTCAAAGTGCACAAGGTGTCCAAGGTAACAAAGACCAGCCCAGTATTGAACTAAAAGGTATCCCTACtccagaaatgaaaatgttggtTACAGAAGAACAGCCAAAAAAAGATGGGCAAGCCTTAGATACCAGTAAGCTTCCGGTCTTGGAAGAAAGTAAAACCATGGTATCTCCAGCTATGAGGGAGGCACCAACTTCTTTAAGTCAACTTCTTGATAATTCTGGAGCTCCTAACGTAACCATTAAGCCCCCTGGGCTGCCTGGTCTTGAAATGGCACCAATAGTCACCACTGGTGAGGAGCTAAAGAAGATAGCTGTCATTCCTCCGCTGCAAGATGCATCCTCAAGCAAAGAGCCATCTAACGCCCTTAGCTTGCCTCAAAATAATGAGCCCTGTTCAAATTCAGGGCACCAGGAACTGGGAGAAATAAACTCAAACGTTGCACAGAGTGTTCCTCCGGTAATGCAAAGGCCTGTCAGCTCTTCTTCTATTTCAGGTCCTTTACCCCCCAACCAGATAACAGTTTTTGTAACTTCAAACCCTATTACATCTTCTGCTAATACATCAACACCGTTGCCATCTCACTTGCAACCTGCATTAGTGTCGACTGTTGTCACAATGCCCAACGTAGGGAACAAAGTTATGGTTTCTGAGGGACAGTCAGCAGCTCAGTCTAACGCCCGGCCACAGTTTATTACACCTGTTTTTATAAACTCATCATCAATAATTCAGGTTATGAAGGGCTCTCAATCAAGTACGATTCCAGCAGCCCCGATGACTTCTAACTCTAGTCTAATGCCTCAGTCAGTCGCAGTTGTTGGTCCTTTGCATATACCGCAGAATATAAAGTTCTCCTCCGGGcctgctcctcccagcacaACGTCCAGCAGTCCTGTTTCTAGTATTCCCACCAGCAGGCCACTGGTTCTTAATCCCTTGGCACCTCCTGTTCAGCTGCCTTCTCCCGCTACAACTTCTTCCAATGTTCCTTCACATCTTCCTGCTCAGCAAGTCAAAGACTTCAGCCCAGAGGAGACGACTTCTCAAAGTGGTGGGTCGAGTGACCTGTGCTCAGTTACAGCAACACAGTCTGGACCTGTTGTTTCACCTCTTCTTACCAGTAGTCCAGGGTCTGGGAACAGACGCAGTCCTGTTTCATCGAgtaagggaaagggaaaagtagACAAGATTGGCCAACTCTTGCTAACGAAAGCATGCAAGAAAGTCACTGGTTCCCTTGAGAAAGGGGAAGAGCAATATGCTTTGGATGGAGAAGCAGAAGGTCAGGGACTAGAAACGTCGGTCCTAAATACTTTGGGAACAGAGCAATCACCAGCAGAACTGGATAATAAAACTGtgacacctccagcacccagtCTTATAAAACAGAGCACTTCTGGGCCTGGCAGTTTGAGTGTcagcactgcagctcctgctcctgtcTCTTCGTCTCCAAGCGTATCAACAAGCACTCCTCCTACGAGCATACTGTCGGTTGTAGCCACTCCCGCAGTCCCAGACCTCGCACCCACAGCACCAAGCACTAATGGTAGTAACCATGGCAGTTTACCAGCTGAGCAAACTGGGGTTGGTGtggtggaagaaaaagcaggagcaCATCAGGAACTGCTACAAAGTGCAG CGTCCTCTCAAcatttaacacagaaaaaaagttcaGTTGCAGCATCAGAAAGTACTGTTCAAAGAGCAG AACTTGAAACAAATGCTCCAGTAGTTGCTGGTCAAAG